One stretch of Eupeodes corollae chromosome 2, idEupCoro1.1, whole genome shotgun sequence DNA includes these proteins:
- the LOC129946782 gene encoding probable WRKY transcription factor protein 1: MAMAIPTLKMLRLTMMIFAGLAVLVAGEEMNTTSSASPKVQVSITTTTTPPPPPPTTTTTPAPQLGAVMDIFQAPLAAFKPKKHDKTEMTMGRDQQSSAATPVPSNIFFKAGSGLGSAASSLTGWFNNRMIPQALRPSSTTTPRPELMFEIVPNQQIKRRIVLASENGRKPLRNRQRPVIADDSEDLEDDEEQYNTNEDEEYDPNSNFSYDTKEDNDDDEEDDYQPLEKRKPSKKSQKQPNKQYYYIEEEIFDSDDDDLDSEVEVQMPKRKPPRKQQTQPNRRRKNPPQKKKQQKRRKPVRKVQNPQMVQVMQNRPSYQTQVKRKRRPSSSTFELVPISQNQAINSIQKKKPSSFTESNQQRPSSQFLNIPWSSLGFAGPPKDPASGDQQSKPIIVRIPQQNIKRKKRPTKKQTTNVVKNQRRKPLRGQLQNQSPVFSILSEDQVREIFKTQINEEQQMMPQTSHSPMILDNQKKPPKKESEEMSSNNNEGTEQQDNPQAGSEAASDNDEDSNNSFIVVGQADDEDDKEIDTNLYRHYSNYRGFKRIRAEPRYSHNEEEDLDYDYER, encoded by the exons ATGGCTATGGCTATTCCAACATTGAAGATGTTGCGGCTAACGATGATGATATTTGCCGGATTGGCGGTTCTAGTTGCGGGTGAAGAAATGAATACAACTTCTTCAG CTTCTCCAAAGGTACAAGTGTCAATTACTACGACGACTACTCCTCCACCACCacctccaacaacaacaacaacaccagcaccGCAGTTAGGAGCTGTTATGGACATTTTCCAAGCTCCATTAGCTGCCTTTAAGCCAAAAAAGCACGACAAAACTGAAATGACAATGGGCAGAGATCAGCAAAGTTCAGCTGCAACTCCAGTCCcctcgaatatttttttcaaggctGGAAGTGGTCTGGGATCAGCAGCGAGTTCCTTGACCGGATGGTTTAACAATCGCATGATTCCCCAGGCACTCCGACCTTCAAGCACAACCACTCCTCGTCCAGAACTCATGTTTGAAATAGTCCCAAACCAACAAATCAAACGCAGGATCGTATTGGCATCGGAAAACGGAAGAAAGCCACTCCGTAACCGCCAAAGACCGGTGATTGCTGATGATTCAGAGGACTTAGAAGATGATGAAGAACAATACAACACTAATGAAGACGAGGAGTATGACCCGAACTCGAACTTTTCGTACGACACAAAAGAagacaacgatgacgacgaagagGATGATTATCAGCCCCTCGAAAAACGAAAGCCTTCTAAAAAGTCacaaaaacaaccaaataaGCAATACTATTACATAGAAGAGGAAATCTTCGACAGTGATGATGACGATTTGGATTCCGAAGTCGAAGTCCAAATGCCCAAGAGAAAACCTCCACGTAAACAGCAAACCCAACCAAACAGGCGGCGAAAGAATCCTCCTCAAAAAAAGAAGCAGCAGAAAAGGAGGAAGCCTGTGAGAAAAGTCCAAAATCCTCAGATGGTTCAAGTTATGCAAAACCGCCCATCATATCAAACGCAAGTCAAGCGTAAGCGACGTCCATCATCATCAACTTTTGAGTTGGTTCCAATAAGTCAGAATCAAGCCATCAACTCGATTCAAAAGAAGAAACCGAGCTCTTTTACCGAAAGCAATCAACAGCGACCCAGTTCGCAATTCCTCAATATTCCTTGGTCAAGTTTGGGTTTCGCTGGGCCTCCAAAAGACCCTGCTTCAGGTGATCAACAATCGAAACCCATTATCGTTAGAATTCCACAGCAGAATATTAAACGCAAAAAACGCCCCACTAAGAAACAAACCACAAATGTTGTGAAGAATCAAAGACGTAAGCCGCTCAGAGGTCAATTGCAGAATCAATCACCGGTGTTTTCCATACTGAGTGAAGATCAAGTTCGAGAAATCTTCAAAACTCAGATTAACGAAGAACAGCAGATGATGCCACAGACCTCCCATTCTCCGATGATCTTGGACAACCAAAAGAAACCACCGAAGAAAGAGAGTGAAGAAATGTCTTCCAACAATAATGAAGGTACTGAACAACAGGATAATCCTCAAGCTGGATCAGAAGCAGCATCAGATAACGACGAAGATTCAAATAATTCGTTTATCGTAGTAGGGCAGgctgatgatgaagatgacaaGGAAATTGATACAAACCTTTACAGGCATTATAGCAACTATCGGGGTTTCAAGCGGATTAGAGCAGAGCCAAGGTACAGTCATAATGAGGAAGAGGATCTTGATTACGATTATGAGCGATGA